The DNA region TCCTTCGCCACCACCTTCTGCGGCACGAACATCACCGCATCGTCCGCCGCCGTCTCGGCAAAAGCGGTCCACTGCCCCTTTTCCTGCGCCAGCCGGTTGAACGCGATCTCCGCCGCGATGACGCTGCTCGGATCAGGCTGGAACCGCAAAGGCGGCTTCGCAGCGACCAGCGCCCCCGCCGCCAAAAGCAGCAGCGCCAGCCGCGCCCTCACAACCCCTCCGGCTTGGCCAGCCCCGCGCGCGCATGGGCCGCCACCAGCGTGTTGCGCAGCAGCACCGCGATCGTCATCGGCCCGACGCCGCCCGGCACCGGCGTGATCGCGCGGACATGGCCCAGCGCCTCGGCGGTGGCGACATCGCCCACGATCCGGCTCTTGCCCTCTTCCTCGCTATCGGCGACCCGGTTGATGCCGACATCGATCACCGTCGCGCCCGGCTTGATCCACTCGCCCTTCACCATCTCCGCCCGCCCCACGGCGGCCACGACGATGTCCGCGCGATGCACCACGCTCGCCAGATCACGGGTGCGGCTATGCGCGATCGTCACGGTGCAGCTTTCCGCCAGCAACAGCGCCGCCATCGGCTTGCCCACGATGTTGGACCGGCCCACGACCACGGCTTCCAGACCACTCAGGTCGCCCAGTTCGTCCTTCAGCAACATGATGCAGCCCAGCGGCGTGCAGGGCACCAACGCCTCCTGCCCCGTCGCCAGCTTGCCCGAATTGACGACATGAAAGCCATCGACATCCTTGGCCGGGTCGATCGCGCCGATCACGGCGGCTTCGTCGATATGCTTGGGCAGCGGCAACTGCACCAAAATCCCATCGACCCGCTCGTCCTGGTTCAGCTCCTCGATCAGGTCGAGCAGATCTTCCTCGCCGATGCTGTCGGGCCGCTTGAACTCGAAACTTTCCATCCCCGCCGCCACGGTCATCTTGCCCTTGGACCGGACATAGACGCTGCTCGCCGGGTCTTCGCCCACCAACACCACGGCCAGCCCCGGCTTGCGCCCGGTCGCCGCGACAAAGCCCGCGACGCCTTCGCCCACCTTGTCGCGCACAGTGGCGGCGAACGCCTTGCCGTCGATGATCTTGCCGATGGTCATGTCTGTTCTACCCATGTTGCGATAAGCGCGGTCAGGCGCGCCAAAGCGCCACCGCCGCCGATGATCCGCAGCCGCTTTAGCCGGTTGCCGTCCCCCGATTCCAGCAAAATCGCGCTTTTGGGCCAATCGAGCCTTTTGCCCAGCAGCGCGATCAACGCGCCATTGGCCCTGCCCTTTTCCGGCACCGCCCGCACCCGCGCGCAGAGCCAGCCCGCCTCGCGCTCATCGATCCACAGCCCGCCGATCGCGTCCTTCGCCGCCCCCGGCGTCAACCGCACGGCCAGCAGCAGGTCGTCGCCTACTACCGTCCAGACAGAGTTCAGGCCGCCGCCCGCATCAGCGCCGCGAACAGATTCTCGCGTACCGGCCCCTGCAATATGATCACCGCCAGCAACACGACCATCGGCGACAGGTCCAGCGCGCCCAGGTCCGGCAGCACCTTGCGCACCGGGCGATAGAGCGGC from Sphingobium sp. HWE2-09 includes:
- the folD gene encoding bifunctional methylenetetrahydrofolate dehydrogenase/methenyltetrahydrofolate cyclohydrolase FolD, yielding MTIGKIIDGKAFAATVRDKVGEGVAGFVAATGRKPGLAVVLVGEDPASSVYVRSKGKMTVAAGMESFEFKRPDSIGEEDLLDLIEELNQDERVDGILVQLPLPKHIDEAAVIGAIDPAKDVDGFHVVNSGKLATGQEALVPCTPLGCIMLLKDELGDLSGLEAVVVGRSNIVGKPMAALLLAESCTVTIAHSRTRDLASVVHRADIVVAAVGRAEMVKGEWIKPGATVIDVGINRVADSEEEGKSRIVGDVATAEALGHVRAITPVPGGVGPMTIAVLLRNTLVAAHARAGLAKPEGL
- a CDS encoding DUF167 domain-containing protein, producing the protein MNSVWTVVGDDLLLAVRLTPGAAKDAIGGLWIDEREAGWLCARVRAVPEKGRANGALIALLGKRLDWPKSAILLESGDGNRLKRLRIIGGGGALARLTALIATWVEQT